TCCTGGGCTGCGGCCCACAGGGGGTTCCAGACCGGATTGTCGTACGGCCGGTCGTCGGGCGGGATGCCCCAGATCAGGCCGCCTCTGAGGCCCAGCTTGGCGCTCCGCTCGACCTCGCCGACGGCCTGCTGCACGTCATCCATGGGAATCAGGGCGATGCCGGCAAACCGGCTTGTATCGTAGCTGCAAAACTCGGCCAGCCAGTCATTATAGGCCCGAAAGCTGGCCGCCCGCAGCTCACCGTCCTCAATGCCGTACAGCATCATGCCCAGGCTGGTGTACAACACCTCGCCGGCCACGCCGTCAATGTCCTGGTCCTTGACCCGCTGTTCGGGGTCCCAGGCGCCGGGCCGTACCCCGGGATAGCCCTTGCTCATCTCGTCCGAGTAGGCTCTGGGGTCAACCCCGGCAACGGCAAAGGCCGACACCGAGAAGGGCTGGAGTCCCTCGCACACGAAGAAGTCACCCTTGATCCCGTTGGCTTCCTTGATGATATGCGGCGCCCGGTCGCGAAAACGGGCGTCCATGCGTGACGTCCACACGTCGGCCGGTTCAACGACGTGGGAGTCGGCGGAAAAGATTTGTGCTGATCTCATGTAGCCTCCTTGGCTGTGGTCTTATGCGGCGTCTTCAGCCCCACCCCGGGATCGTAGCCCCGAGTCGGGGGGAGGGTCAAGCTTGGTGTGTCGGGTGGCGCCTCAGTCGGATCTCTGTGCCTGAGAAAATCCCCCTCAATTCCCTTTCGGCAAAGGGGGAAGCGCGAAACGCAGGAGGATTTCAGGGGGTGGAGAGGTGGCCTTGTAGGGGCGGGTTTGAAACCCGCCCCGACTATCCAGCGTCAGCCTGATTTTGCAGCACGGCCAGGGTCTGCGAGGCGGCCGCCTGGTGGGCGCTTTTTTTGCTCGGTCCCTCGCCCCGGCCGTAGGCTTTGCCGGCGATCATGACCTGGCTGACAAAGCGCTTCTGATGGTCGGGGCCGGTGACCTCCACCACCTCATAGGTCGGGGTCTGCTTGAAAATCTTCTGGGTCAGCTCTTGCAGGCGGGTCTTGCTGTCAAATTGGCCGACGGCCGGTTTGTGTTCGAGGTCTGGAGCGAAGTGGTCGGCCACCAGTCTGAACGCCGGACCAAAGCCACCGTCCAGATAGACTGCCCCCAGCACGGCCTCATACGCGCAGGCCAGGATAGAGCCTTTTTGCCGGCCGCCGCTGCGCTCTTCGCCCCAGCCCAGGCGCAGCCAGCGGCCTAGGGACAGGACCTCGGCTTTTTCGGCCAATACACGGGCGTTAACCAGGGCGGCGCGCATTTTTGACAGCTCGCCCTCACGCGCCTCGGGAAAACGGTCAAAGAGCAGATCGCTGATCGCCAGGTCGAGGACCGCATCGCCCAGGAACTCGAGTTTTTCGTTGGTGTCCTCTCCCGGTTCGAGAGGAAAGGAACGGTGCGTCAGGGCCAGGCTCAGCAGCTCGCGGCGGCGGAAGCGATAGCCGAAACA
This region of Desulfurellaceae bacterium genomic DNA includes:
- a CDS encoding amidohydrolase yields the protein MRSAQIFSADSHVVEPADVWTSRMDARFRDRAPHIIKEANGIKGDFFVCEGLQPFSVSAFAVAGVDPRAYSDEMSKGYPGVRPGAWDPEQRVKDQDIDGVAGEVLYTSLGMMLYGIEDGELRAASFRAYNDWLAEFCSYDTSRFAGIALIPMDDVQQAVGEVERSAKLGLRGGLIWGIPPDDRPYDNPVWNPLWAAAQDASLPLALHILTGRKGSGIGDSVMKSYPCLPHALERSLSDMIFGGVLERFPSLKIISAENDIGWIGHYLQRMDHAYEKYQYLEKGAVIPQPPSFYFKRQAHATFQDDRIGVLTREFVGVENLMWASDFPHSDSTWPKSQEVIQRDFAGVPEDEVEKMISTNCASLYGLG
- the rnc gene encoding ribonuclease III translates to MPDSQPSSAEFEACFGYRFRRRELLSLALTHRSFPLEPGEDTNEKLEFLGDAVLDLAISDLLFDRFPEAREGELSKMRAALVNARVLAEKAEVLSLGRWLRLGWGEERSGGRQKGSILACAYEAVLGAVYLDGGFGPAFRLVADHFAPDLEHKPAVGQFDSKTRLQELTQKIFKQTPTYEVVEVTGPDHQKRFVSQVMIAGKAYGRGEGPSKKSAHQAAASQTLAVLQNQADAG